CCGCGCCATCGAGTCCCCCGCCCTCACGGAGCTTCTCAAGCCGCTTGTGATAAGGCCCGAGCAGCGCCTGGTAGTGTTCAAGAATCAGTGCCACGCGATCATGCAGATGCACGCGAATGAGATCCCGCAGGGCCTTGCGCTTTACGAGCGGAATCTCCATCGCGGCGATGTTTTCGATCTGGCGGCATGCGCGCTCAACGATGCCGCTCTCACGAAACACCTGGTAGTGCAGAAGCTGCGCGCCGCGAAGCGCGTCGGTGCGCGCGCGCCAGGCCTCGCGGTCCGCCTCCGGCAGCGCCCGCGTCACCTTGGGCGAGGGAAGATCCAGACGAATCGGAAGCCCGCAGCGGCGCACGTCCATCACGATTCCGACCTCCACCTGATCGAGTCCGTCCAATTGATCTTTGGTCGGTGCACTGAAGGCGAAGTCATAGTCGAGATCGATGCGCTCACTGAGATTCCACGAAAAGCGAAGGGGATTGCCGAGCATGAAGTCGCCGAGCGCCTGCTCGGCGGCATCGAGCGAATCGGCGCGCAACTCGAAGTAATCGACCCGCGGCTTGCCCTGCTGCGCGAGTGCCGGCGTTGCAAGCAGAACCACCACCAGCATCGCCATCGCGTATCGAATCATGCTCAACCTGCCTTCCGCGCCTACTCCACTTCCATGGATTGCACAGAAAATTCGCAGATGTAAGGGCTCTTCTGTTATACTTGGAGAACCACACAACGAAACGGGCGGGTTTCCAGAGTCGTTCCCTCATGGATGCGCGCCGGTTTGAGGCGCGAGCATCGTGACAGAGCAGCGTTCCATCGAAATTCTTGTTGTCGACGATTCCCCCACCATGCGGCAGCTCGTGGTTCACGGACTGCGGCGGCTTCCGGGCGCAAAGCTCGAAGAGGCCGGCGACGGGGTTGAGGCCTGCAAGAAACTCGCGGGCAAGGTCTACGACCTCGTGATGCTGGACATCAACATGCCGCTGCTGGACGGGCTCAAGGTCCTGGCCCACATCCGCTCCTCGAAGAACAATGCAACGACCGCCGTCATCATGCTCACCACCGAGGGCGGCGAGGTTGAAAAGCAGCGCGCCGGCGAGCTGGGCGCCAACGCCTATCTGACCAAGCCCACGCAGGCCATGGTCCTCCAGCGCACGGTCAAACAGATTCTGGGCATCGGATAACTGATTCCTGAGTCAGATTCGGTAGATAGCGCGCCTTGCGCATTGCCCGCCCCCGCGCCGCTTGCTAGTCTGCTGCTCGCTTTGGGGCCGGCACCCCGCACACTCCTCACAGATTTCACCACCCGCTCAATGAAGCAGCAGACCGGTGCCGACGCTCCCATCCAACAGGAGGAACCCGGACCATGGCCGGCGATACGCTACTCGACTTCTACAATCTCGATGAACTGCTCACCCCCGAAGAAAGACTCGTGCGCGACAGCGTGCGCTCGTGGGTGCAGGAGAAATTCATGCCGCGCGTCCAGCAGAGCTTTCGCGATGGCACCTTCCCCACCGAGCTGATTCCCGATCTCGGGGAGCTGGGCATCTTCGGCGTCACCATCAAAGGCAACGGTTGTCCGGGTCTCTCGTACGTGGCCTACGGACTTGCAATGCAGGAAATCGAAGCCGCCGACTCGGGCCTTCGCAGCTTTGCCTCGGTGCAGGGCGGCCTCTCCATGACGGCCATCGATCTTTTCGGCAGCGATGAGCAGAAGAGCAAGTATCTTCCCGAGCTCGCCAGCGCGCGCATGCTCTCGTGCTTTGGCCTGACCGAACCCGACTTCGGCTCGAATCCCGGCGGCATGCTCACCCGCGCGGCAAAAGACGGCGACGAGTGGGTATTGAACGGCACGAAGATGTGGATCACCAACGGCAGCGTGGCCGACATCGCCGTGGTGTGGGCCAAGACCGAGGCCGACGATCCCAAAAGCATCCGTGGCTTTATCGTGCCGACCGACACGCCGGGCTTTACCGCCAACAAGATCACCGGCAAACTCTCCATGCGCGCGTCGATCACCTCGGAGCTCGTGCTCGAGGACGTGCGCATTCCCGCCGGCAACATGCTGCCCAATGTGCAGGGGCTCAAGGGCCCGCTTTCGTGCCTCAACCATGCCCGCTACGGCATCGTGTGGGGCGTCATCGGCGCCGCGCGCAGCTGCTATGAAGAGGCACTCTCTTACTCGAAGAACCGCGTGCAGTTCGACAAGCCCATTGCCGGCTATCAGCTCACGCAGCAGAAGCTCACCGACATGGTGCAGGAAATCACCAAGGCGCAGCTTCTTTCCTGGCGCCTTGGCCGCCTGCTCGATTCCGGGCAGTGCAAGCCCCACCACATCTCGCTGGCCAAGCGCAACAACGTGCAGATGGCCCTCGACGTGGCCCGCAGCGCCCGCAGCATCCTGGGCGGCAACGGCATCCTCGATGAATACCATTCGCTGCGCCACGCGGTGAACCTCGAAACGGTCTACACCTACGAAGGCACCCACGAGATGCACACCCTGATGGTGGGACAGGCGGTCACCGGCATTCCCGCTTATTCCTGATCGCGACGCGATACAAAAACGCCCCCGCCGGGATCATCCCTGCGGGGGCGTTCTCTTTTTGCTCTGCTTTTAGCGAACGTGGGTCTTGATGATGGCCTCGGCAAGGTCCGGGGTGATCGGCTTGGGATAGAATGCTTCGAACCCAAGCGTTGCAGCATCGGCCGAGCGATCTTCGGCGCTGATGAGGATCTTGGGCGTGGTGTTCTTGCCGCCTTCCTTGCTCAGCTCGTTCATCGTGTCCTGCGCGTCCTTGAGCGGCATGTGATAGTCCATCACGACGAGGTCGTAGTGGTTGGCACGCAGCTTGTAGAGCGCCACCGTGCCGGTCGTCGCCGTCTCCACCTCGCAACCTGCCAGCTCGAAGGTCTTCTGCAGCAGTGCCAGCGTGGGGATGTCATCCTCACAGATTAGAAGTCGCGCTTTACCAATTGCCACCTGGCACCTTCCCTTCGTTCACGACCCCTTGGTCATGCCGTCCTTCAAACTGAATTTCTGCCCACCGCCCGCGCCCCGGATCGGGTCATCGATGAGCGTGAAGCTGCCGATCGCCTTGCCCACGAGTTTGCCGGCGGCCGTCTTGAGCTCGCACTCCACCGTTCCGCCGCGCCGCCCGCGATGCAGCACCTTCGAAAACGTATAGAGCGCCTGCGCGTCCTTCGGAACAGGCGCGAAGTAACAGATCTTGATCTCGTTGGTGACGCCGATCTGTCCCTCGGGCGAGACGGTGCCGTAGGCCAGTCCCATGGAGGTATCGGCGATCGAGAAGACCGCGCCGCCGTGGAGCACGCGGTTGCGCGAGAGAAGCTTGTCGGTGACCGGAAGCCGCGAGACGTTGCTCCCCTCGCCCTGCTCAAGGAATTCCATCCCCAGCAGATCGGCAAAGGGGCCGATATACTCGGTGCTCATCACCGATTCGGCATTGTGATAGCGCTCGGGCATCCCCTGCACGTCCCTGCTTCTTCCCACCCACAGGGGATTCTGACGCGATGCATCTCATCTCGTCAATGGCGAGGGAGACTTGCCGGATCGGCAAATCAGCGACGGCGGCGCCCGAAGAACTTGTACCAGTCGCGCGCGCGGATGAAGTCGGGACGCTCGGTCTCGCCGTATTCCTCGACGAGACGTTCCTTGTACTCGGGGTGCTCATCGAGATAGATCTTCCCGCGATAGCCCTTGATGTCCTCGACGTAGGGACAATCCCCCGGAAAGAGCCCCCAGCGCACGGTCTGGGGTGTCACGCGGTGGCAATAATCGGTCTCCAGGCGCCGGTCGTAGATGGCGCACAGGCTCTTGCCCTCGTCGGAGAAACGCAGGTTCTTGCACGGCAGGTCCCGCACAATGACGGTCTCTCGCCCCATCTCGAACGAGAGATAACAGCAGCCCCCACAATCGTTGCACACGCTCTCGTCGGCGAAGCGTTTCTTGTGGGCCTCGGTGATCTGCGGGCCGCGCTTGAGACGGATTCCCACTTTCTATCCCCCAAGCTGATCCAGCGCGTCTTTTGCGGCGGTGTGGCCGGGCTCGATCTGCAGCGCCTTCTTGAAGGCCTGCCTGGCGCGCTCGTAGTCGCCGCCCGAGAAGTGGGCGTATCCGAGGGCGTAGAGAATATCGGCATTTTTCGGGCGGCGCTCGTGCGCCTCCTTGTAGGCGGCGGCCGCGTCACTCCAGCGCTCCTGCCCCTCGCGCAGCTCACCCAGCGCCATCAGCGCGCTCACGTCTTTGGGATCGAGTTCGGCCGCGCGCTGATAGGCAAGCGCCGCGGGCTCGGCCATCTCCGCCTTCGCCCAGATGCGCGCAACCTTGATGGCGATCATAGCGTCGGCGTCGGTGAGAAGCCGGTCGTGGTAGCCCTTGGCGGCCTTCCCGTTGCGCGTTGCAACGGCCGCACGCAGCGCGATGAGCAACACGCCCTGCCGGCCCTTCGTCTCCTTGACGGTCAGTCCGGCGTCGATCTCGTCCTGAACGGCGAGCGCCTGCGCGGCGAACTCCGCGGCTCTGACCGGCTCGCCCGAATCGAGGGCCTGCTCGGCCGTGCGCTGCAGGAGCCCGCGCAGGCTGGTGCGCGCGTTGTGGAACGCCGGGTCAACACCAAGCGCCGCCCGGTAGGATTCGAGCGCCTTTTCCGTGCGACCCTGCTGCTCGTGCAGGTAACCCAGGTTGTAGAGCGCCAGCACCCGCGCGGGGTTGTCGGCGTATTGTTCTTCGAGTTTGGGGAGGGCTTTCTCGTAATAGCTCAGCGACTCATCGGGCCGATTCGCCATCCGGTGGAGAAAGGCCATCCGCGCGAGCACCAGCCCATCGCCCGCCCCGCAGCCGTCTTCTTCGGCCTTGCTCAGGGATTTGAGCGCGGCCTCATTTTCCCCGTCGGCAGCGGCATTGAATCCTGCCTTTACGAGCGCATGGCACTCGCCCGGCTCGGGGTGGCGCGCCAGGTAGACTTTCCACTCGTCACTCCCACCGGCCGCTGCCGTGGAAGCAAGCAGGCCGAGAAGCAGCAGGCTTGTCAAAAGAGCGCGCATCAGAATCGGTTCACTCCCTCGGGCGCCGAGAATTCGAGGCGGTTTCCATCCGGGTCCCATACCAGGCAGAAGTAGCCAATGTAGTCGTCCTGAACGGGGCCCTGCACCTTGAGGCCGGCATCCCTGCCCCTTCGGGCGCACTCGTCGACTTCCTCGCGCCCGGCGACGTGAAATCCAAGGTGATGGACCGCCCCGTTGCCCCCGCTCGGCGCGGCGCCCTCGTCGGGCTTGAACAGCACGATCCCGCAGGCGCCGAGTCCTTCGGCTTCATTGACCCGCAGCATCACCGAGTGCTCTGTCTCGTAGACCGTGTGCAGGCCCACGAACTCGCGGTAGAAGGCCAGCGCGCGCGGCAGGTCGTTGGTCAGCAGGGCAATATGGGAGAGCGATTGCGTCGGCAGGCTCACGTGGTGCGTTTCTCCAAAAGTCGTGTGCCGGGAACCTTACCACTGGCGCCCCGAAGGTGGTAGCCTGCCGCATCGCCGGAGCAGAACGCTCCTGCGAGCGGGGAGAACCCACGTGAGCGGACACTTCATCGTATTCGAGGGAATCGACGGCTCGGGCAAGTCCACCCAGGCGCAGCTTCTGGCAGACGCGCTCGAAGCGCGCGGCCTTGCCGTGTTTCGCACCCGCGAGCCCACCGCCGACTCGCCGGCCGGCAAGCAACTCCGCGAGATCGCACGCCACGGACGCGAGGGCGTGAGCCTGGAGCAGGAAATCGAGCTCTATTTCGACGACCGCGTCTGGCACATCGAGAAAGAGGTGGCCCCCGCCCTTCACCGCGGGGATGTCGTCGTGTGTGATCGCTACTGGTATTCGACTGCTGCCTACCAGGGCGCGCTGGGTGCCAATACCTCGAAGCTGGCCGCGCAGAGCCGGGCGCGCTTTCCCGACCCGCATGTGGTGGTCTACCTGCGCGTGCCGCCGGAAAAAGCCTTCGAGCGCATCAGCCAAAACCGCGCGCAGCTCGAAAAGGGCTACGAGAAACTCGATTTTCTCAAGAAGGTCTTCGAGCGCTACGAATCGCTGGTCGAGCATTCCTGGCTCGTCATCGACGGCCGGCGCGGCCAAAAAGAAATCGCCGCGGACATTGCCGCGGCGATCTTCAAAAAACTCTCTGAAAAAGATCAGGACTTGTCGTAGGCCTTGAGCACCATGTCGGTGATGTCGATGCTCGGGTCGAAGTAGATCGGCTTGGCCGTCGTGGTGTCGAAGATCACGTCGATCTTGTTCTTCTTGGCGTGGGCCTCGATGATGTCGGAGACCTCCGAGAGGATCTTCTCGGTGAGCTTCTGATCGAGGCGCTTGATCTCTTCTTCATAGTCCGACATGCGGCGCTGGACGTCCTTGGCAATGCGGCGCAGCTCTTCGGACTTGCGCTCACGCATCTCGGCACTCAACAGCAGTTCCTGCTCGGTGAGCTCCTTCTGCAGGGCCATGGCCTGTTCCTGCTGTTTTTCGAGCGCCTTTTTGCGCTTCTCGAACTCGGCCTGCATCTCGGCATTGGCCTTCTTGCCCTTTTCGGACTCCAGCAGGATGCGGCGAAGGTCCACAATGGCAACCTTCGAGCCCTCGGCCGCGCGGGCCATCGTGGGGGCCGTGAAGCTCAGAGCGGCCAGAACCAGCAGAAACAGCGGAAAGAATCGATTGGCGGTGCGCATGTAGTTGCTCCTTGCGCGAAAGTCGGTGTTGCGTAGATTGTGCCCCAGAGTGCCTCTCGCGGGGCGTGGGCTCCATCACATTTCGGGCCCGATTGGGCGCCCAAGCTAAACGCGCCTGCCCCTGAATGCAACCCGGAGCCCTGCTGGGTCCTGTTACGGTATTTTGACCTGAATGGCCGCCGGCAACACTTCGATTGAGAGCGGCAGGGCGCCCGGCTGCTCGCCGTCCATGTCGATGAGCACTTCCTGCTCGGAGCTGGCCCGGATCTTCTTTGCCCGGCGGTGCCAGATTTTCGGATGCTCCATGTGCGCACCCTGGTAGATCGCCCGCGAGAGTTTCATGGTCTCGCCAAACTTGAGATCTCCCATGAACACCACGTCGAAGAGCCCATCATCGGGCTCGGCCATGGGGGCGATGT
The sequence above is a segment of the Chrysiogenia bacterium genome. Coding sequences within it:
- a CDS encoding response regulator produces the protein MTEQRSIEILVVDDSPTMRQLVVHGLRRLPGAKLEEAGDGVEACKKLAGKVYDLVMLDINMPLLDGLKVLAHIRSSKNNATTAVIMLTTEGGEVEKQRAGELGANAYLTKPTQAMVLQRTVKQILGIG
- a CDS encoding acyl-CoA dehydrogenase family protein, with the protein product MAGDTLLDFYNLDELLTPEERLVRDSVRSWVQEKFMPRVQQSFRDGTFPTELIPDLGELGIFGVTIKGNGCPGLSYVAYGLAMQEIEAADSGLRSFASVQGGLSMTAIDLFGSDEQKSKYLPELASARMLSCFGLTEPDFGSNPGGMLTRAAKDGDEWVLNGTKMWITNGSVADIAVVWAKTEADDPKSIRGFIVPTDTPGFTANKITGKLSMRASITSELVLEDVRIPAGNMLPNVQGLKGPLSCLNHARYGIVWGVIGAARSCYEEALSYSKNRVQFDKPIAGYQLTQQKLTDMVQEITKAQLLSWRLGRLLDSGQCKPHHISLAKRNNVQMALDVARSARSILGGNGILDEYHSLRHAVNLETVYTYEGTHEMHTLMVGQAVTGIPAYS
- a CDS encoding response regulator, giving the protein MAIGKARLLICEDDIPTLALLQKTFELAGCEVETATTGTVALYKLRANHYDLVVMDYHMPLKDAQDTMNELSKEGGKNTTPKILISAEDRSADAATLGFEAFYPKPITPDLAEAIIKTHVR
- a CDS encoding PaaI family thioesterase is translated as MGRSRDVQGMPERYHNAESVMSTEYIGPFADLLGMEFLEQGEGSNVSRLPVTDKLLSRNRVLHGGAVFSIADTSMGLAYGTVSPEGQIGVTNEIKICYFAPVPKDAQALYTFSKVLHRGRRGGTVECELKTAAGKLVGKAIGSFTLIDDPIRGAGGGQKFSLKDGMTKGS
- a CDS encoding tetratricopeptide repeat protein, which produces MRALLTSLLLLGLLASTAAAGGSDEWKVYLARHPEPGECHALVKAGFNAAADGENEAALKSLSKAEEDGCGAGDGLVLARMAFLHRMANRPDESLSYYEKALPKLEEQYADNPARVLALYNLGYLHEQQGRTEKALESYRAALGVDPAFHNARTSLRGLLQRTAEQALDSGEPVRAAEFAAQALAVQDEIDAGLTVKETKGRQGVLLIALRAAVATRNGKAAKGYHDRLLTDADAMIAIKVARIWAKAEMAEPAALAYQRAAELDPKDVSALMALGELREGQERWSDAAAAYKEAHERRPKNADILYALGYAHFSGGDYERARQAFKKALQIEPGHTAAKDALDQLGG
- a CDS encoding VOC family protein codes for the protein MSLPTQSLSHIALLTNDLPRALAFYREFVGLHTVYETEHSVMLRVNEAEGLGACGIVLFKPDEGAAPSGGNGAVHHLGFHVAGREEVDECARRGRDAGLKVQGPVQDDYIGYFCLVWDPDGNRLEFSAPEGVNRF
- the tmk gene encoding dTMP kinase, which encodes MSGHFIVFEGIDGSGKSTQAQLLADALEARGLAVFRTREPTADSPAGKQLREIARHGREGVSLEQEIELYFDDRVWHIEKEVAPALHRGDVVVCDRYWYSTAAYQGALGANTSKLAAQSRARFPDPHVVVYLRVPPEKAFERISQNRAQLEKGYEKLDFLKKVFERYESLVEHSWLVIDGRRGQKEIAADIAAAIFKKLSEKDQDLS
- a CDS encoding OmpH family outer membrane protein, encoding MRTANRFFPLFLLVLAALSFTAPTMARAAEGSKVAIVDLRRILLESEKGKKANAEMQAEFEKRKKALEKQQEQAMALQKELTEQELLLSAEMRERKSEELRRIAKDVQRRMSDYEEEIKRLDQKLTEKILSEVSDIIEAHAKKNKIDVIFDTTTAKPIYFDPSIDITDMVLKAYDKS